From the Marinomonas sp. THO17 genome, one window contains:
- the astA gene encoding arginine N-succinyltransferase: MMVIRPIQSEDLQQLYRLTQLTGIGFTSLVTDEAMLEKKIARAITSFAKQDITKPTNEDYLMVLEDTAIGQIVGTCGMLATVGLDEPFYSYHLGTITHASRELNVHNAIPTLILNNDFTGCSEICTLFLEEGYRHSKNGQLLSKSRFMFMAQFPERFTEKIFAEMRGVSDENGTSPFWESLGRHFFSIDFKQADELTAQGNKQFIAELMPNNPVYVNLLPAEARAVLGEVHKNTLPARRLLEKEGFRYENYVDIFDGGPSLEARVQDIRAVRDSRLKEVVISESIESQEDDISFLVANTKISHFRCILVQRQVSRKEPIQLTQEEADALCLTGHDQVRIVELSADPQPNNP; encoded by the coding sequence ATGATGGTCATTCGCCCTATTCAATCAGAAGATTTACAACAACTGTATCGATTGACCCAACTAACCGGTATCGGTTTTACGTCTCTGGTCACAGACGAGGCTATGTTGGAAAAGAAAATTGCTCGTGCAATAACCTCTTTTGCAAAACAAGACATCACTAAACCAACCAATGAAGACTACCTGATGGTCTTAGAAGACACAGCAATAGGACAAATCGTTGGCACCTGTGGCATGTTGGCCACAGTAGGCTTGGACGAGCCATTTTACAGTTACCATCTAGGCACCATTACTCACGCGTCTCGTGAATTGAATGTTCATAATGCTATTCCTACCTTGATACTCAATAACGACTTCACTGGCTGCAGCGAAATCTGCACTTTATTTTTAGAAGAAGGCTATCGACACTCTAAGAACGGTCAGTTGTTATCTAAATCACGTTTTATGTTTATGGCGCAATTCCCTGAGCGTTTTACGGAAAAAATCTTCGCGGAAATGCGCGGCGTCAGTGATGAGAATGGCACTTCGCCTTTCTGGGAATCTTTAGGCCGTCATTTCTTCTCGATCGATTTCAAACAAGCTGACGAACTAACAGCGCAAGGTAATAAACAGTTCATTGCCGAATTGATGCCCAACAACCCTGTGTACGTTAACCTGTTGCCCGCTGAAGCTCGCGCGGTATTGGGCGAAGTTCACAAAAACACTCTGCCAGCACGTCGTTTATTGGAAAAAGAAGGCTTCCGCTATGAAAATTACGTGGACATTTTTGATGGCGGCCCAAGCTTAGAGGCACGCGTGCAAGACATACGAGCGGTACGCGATAGTCGCCTCAAAGAGGTGGTGATTTCAGAATCCATTGAGTCGCAAGAGGACGACATTAGTTTCTTAGTTGCCAATACCAAAATCAGCCATTTCCGTTGTATATTGGTGCAACGTCAAGTCTCCCGCAAAGAGCCAATCCAATTGACTCAAGAAGAAGCCGATGCACTTTGTTTAACTGGCCATGATCAGGTTCGCATCGTTGAATTATCTGCCGATCCACAACCGAATAACCCTTAG
- the astD gene encoding succinylglutamate-semialdehyde dehydrogenase: MKQAHYINGQWQTGEGHPFASIDPSDASLVWQANAASVQQVDLAVEAAREAFPSWANRPLSERLNIIEDFVALLKQNTEQLARIISRETGKPLWETRTEVAAMIGKFAISKQAYEERTGHKENDIAGAKAVLRHRPHGVVAVFGPYNFPGHLPNGHIIPALIAGNTVVFKPSEQTPATSDLVLQLWQQAGIPNGVLNLVQGEKETGIALANHMGIDGLFFTGSPQVGHLLHKEFAGHPGKILALEMGGNNPLIVSNKVSDETAAVHEIIQSAFISTGQRCTCARRLLLPHGELGDRVLAKLIDATKTIRVDRFDAEPQPFIGPLVSAQAADGLMQAYQTLVELGAQPLVAMTRGVSDSGFVSPAIVEATQIQNRLPDQEYFGPLLTVIRYDDLTQAMKIANHTQFGLSAGILSDDRQEYEGFLQHSRAGIINWNRQTTGASSAAPFGGTGASGNHRASAYYAADYCAYPVASIEVDTLTMPESVAPGLTL; the protein is encoded by the coding sequence ATGAAACAAGCTCATTACATTAATGGTCAATGGCAAACGGGTGAAGGTCATCCCTTTGCTTCCATCGACCCCAGTGATGCCAGCCTTGTCTGGCAAGCCAATGCAGCCTCTGTTCAGCAAGTGGATTTGGCCGTTGAAGCCGCTCGAGAAGCCTTCCCAAGCTGGGCAAACCGTCCATTGAGCGAACGCCTAAACATCATCGAAGACTTTGTGGCCTTGCTAAAGCAAAACACTGAACAACTGGCGCGTATCATCAGCCGAGAAACCGGTAAGCCATTGTGGGAAACTCGTACCGAAGTCGCCGCCATGATTGGTAAATTCGCGATCTCCAAACAGGCCTATGAAGAAAGAACCGGACACAAAGAAAACGACATAGCGGGTGCCAAAGCCGTGTTACGTCATCGTCCACATGGCGTGGTGGCCGTGTTCGGCCCTTATAACTTCCCTGGTCACTTACCCAATGGTCATATTATTCCGGCATTGATTGCCGGTAATACGGTGGTTTTCAAACCCAGTGAGCAGACACCAGCGACCTCTGATTTAGTCTTGCAACTTTGGCAACAAGCGGGCATTCCAAACGGTGTGCTCAACTTAGTTCAAGGAGAAAAAGAGACCGGCATTGCTCTGGCAAACCATATGGGAATTGATGGCCTGTTTTTTACCGGTAGCCCACAAGTTGGTCACTTGCTGCATAAAGAGTTTGCCGGCCATCCAGGGAAGATTCTGGCTTTGGAAATGGGCGGCAACAACCCACTAATCGTTTCCAATAAGGTGTCAGATGAAACCGCAGCCGTACACGAAATCATTCAATCTGCCTTTATTTCAACAGGTCAACGCTGTACCTGTGCCCGCCGTCTGTTACTTCCTCACGGGGAATTAGGTGATCGCGTCCTAGCAAAGCTGATTGATGCGACCAAAACCATTCGAGTGGATCGTTTTGATGCCGAACCACAACCTTTCATTGGGCCATTGGTGTCAGCACAAGCGGCAGACGGCTTAATGCAAGCTTATCAAACACTAGTAGAATTAGGTGCACAACCTTTGGTTGCTATGACTCGTGGTGTCAGTGACAGCGGCTTTGTTAGTCCTGCTATTGTCGAGGCGACTCAAATTCAAAACAGGTTACCCGATCAAGAATACTTTGGCCCTTTGCTGACTGTCATTCGATACGATGATTTAACACAAGCCATGAAGATTGCCAATCATACTCAGTTTGGTTTATCGGCGGGCATTTTGTCTGACGATAGACAAGAATACGAAGGTTTCTTGCAACATAGTCGCGCTGGCATTATTAACTGGAACCGACAGACAACAGGTGCTTCCAGTGCCGCGCCGTTTGGTGGCACAGGTGCCAGTGGCAACCACAGAGCAAGCGCTTACTACGCGGCTGACTATTGTGCTTACCCAGTCGCCAGTATCGAAGTCGATACGCTAACCATGCCTGAATCTGTGGCTCCTGGCTTAACACTTTAA
- the astB gene encoding N-succinylarginine dihydrolase — protein MNSACEANFDGLVGPTHNYSGLSFGNVASLKNSAQASNPKAAAKQGLAKMKALADMGFAQGILAPHERPHLPTLRKLGFIGTDAQILAKVTKQAPKLLTAVSSASCMWTANAATVSPSADTKDGKLHFSTANLVNKFHRSIEHETTAAILRASFADPEYFTHHEALPSVEHFGDEGAANHSRFCEQYDTAGVEFFVYGMEAFNSSMPRPSRFPARHTLEASQAIVRRHGLAESQVVFAQQNPEVIDAGVFHNDVIAVGNRNAHFYHQEAFLDNHKMQQDLLKAWGDRTSPLHFIEVPNQAVSVQDCIESYLFNSQLLSRGDNDMVLIVPAECQQTPAVWQYLQELTTSSAPINQVEVFDLKQSMSNGGGPACLRLRVALTATERQAVNSNIWMNDQQFERLNFWVDKHYRDRLVETDLADPQLLTESRTALDELTQLLSLGSIYPFQQG, from the coding sequence ATGAACTCAGCATGCGAAGCCAACTTCGATGGTTTAGTTGGCCCAACACACAACTACAGTGGCTTGTCTTTTGGTAATGTCGCTTCCTTGAAAAACTCAGCACAGGCATCCAATCCTAAAGCTGCTGCCAAACAAGGCTTGGCAAAAATGAAAGCCTTGGCCGATATGGGCTTTGCGCAAGGTATCTTAGCGCCTCATGAGCGCCCGCATTTGCCAACACTTCGCAAATTAGGCTTTATAGGCACAGACGCGCAAATCTTGGCGAAAGTGACCAAGCAAGCTCCCAAACTATTGACCGCAGTGAGTTCAGCTTCTTGTATGTGGACAGCAAATGCGGCCACGGTTTCTCCTAGTGCCGATACCAAAGATGGTAAATTGCATTTTAGTACAGCCAATTTGGTCAACAAGTTCCATCGTTCTATTGAACATGAAACCACAGCAGCCATTTTACGCGCTAGTTTTGCAGATCCTGAGTATTTTACCCACCATGAAGCTTTGCCAAGCGTCGAGCATTTTGGTGACGAAGGGGCTGCGAATCACAGCCGATTTTGCGAGCAATACGATACAGCTGGCGTGGAGTTTTTTGTTTACGGTATGGAAGCATTTAACTCATCAATGCCAAGACCAAGCCGCTTTCCTGCCCGCCATACCCTAGAGGCGTCACAAGCGATTGTGCGTCGTCATGGTCTAGCAGAATCGCAAGTGGTGTTTGCTCAGCAAAACCCTGAGGTAATTGATGCTGGTGTGTTTCACAATGATGTTATTGCCGTTGGCAATCGTAACGCTCACTTTTACCATCAAGAAGCCTTTTTAGATAATCACAAGATGCAACAAGACTTGCTCAAGGCATGGGGTGATCGCACTTCACCATTGCATTTTATTGAAGTCCCGAACCAAGCTGTATCGGTTCAGGATTGTATAGAGTCCTATTTATTTAACAGCCAACTATTGAGCCGTGGTGATAATGACATGGTGCTGATTGTACCGGCAGAGTGCCAACAAACCCCAGCGGTTTGGCAATATTTACAAGAGCTTACCACGTCTTCTGCACCGATCAATCAGGTAGAAGTGTTTGATTTGAAACAAAGTATGAGCAATGGCGGAGGGCCAGCTTGCTTACGCCTTCGAGTAGCCTTAACCGCAACTGAAAGGCAAGCCGTAAACTCTAACATTTGGATGAATGACCAACAGTTTGAACGTCTCAACTTCTGGGTGGATAAGCACTATCGAGATCGTTTAGTGGAAACGGACTTAGCAGACCCACAACTTTTGACGGAAAGTAGAACCGCGTTGGATGAACTGACACAGTTACTTAGCTTAGGCAGCATTTATCCCTTTCAACAGGGTTAG
- a CDS encoding DUF2914 domain-containing protein yields the protein MSIRLMKVALVALLSVLAVSAWAEGSVARAQFATDVVDREPIDDIGDVVKVEYGAIQRVYFFTDLRGMSGSKVVHHWKLDGDEMADVSFEIGGDRWRVWSSKRLMPGFDGTWSVDIVQDGVVIESHSFAYVDEE from the coding sequence ATGAGTATTAGGTTAATGAAAGTCGCCTTGGTCGCTTTATTGTCAGTATTGGCAGTATCTGCTTGGGCAGAAGGTTCGGTAGCAAGAGCACAGTTTGCAACGGATGTGGTGGACCGCGAACCCATTGATGATATTGGTGATGTGGTAAAAGTAGAATACGGTGCTATTCAGCGCGTGTATTTTTTTACGGATTTGCGTGGCATGTCAGGCAGTAAAGTAGTACATCATTGGAAACTCGATGGTGATGAAATGGCTGATGTCAGTTTTGAAATTGGTGGTGACCGTTGGCGTGTCTGGTCAAGTAAGCGTTTAATGCCAGGTTTTGACGGCACATGGAGCGTCGACATAGTACAAGATGGTGTTGTGATTGAATCCCATTCCTTTGCTTATGTGGATGAAGAATAA
- the gpt gene encoding xanthine phosphoribosyltransferase, which translates to MTPYSKDFPVSWEELHRNARALSWRLLEQGPWKGIIAITRGGLVPAAILCREMDIRLIDTICIISYSAEEEGGAATKQGNLNVLKGVEGDGEGFILIDDLVDTGRTAAKVREMLPKAHFATIYAKPAGKPLVDTFITEVSQDTWIRFPWDMEYTFSTPLADRQSR; encoded by the coding sequence ATGACCCCATATTCAAAAGATTTTCCTGTTTCTTGGGAAGAGTTGCACCGAAATGCACGTGCTTTGTCTTGGCGATTGCTTGAGCAAGGTCCTTGGAAAGGTATTATTGCTATTACCCGTGGTGGTCTAGTACCCGCTGCTATCTTATGTCGTGAAATGGATATTCGCCTGATTGATACTATCTGCATCATTAGCTATAGCGCTGAAGAAGAGGGTGGTGCGGCGACGAAACAAGGTAACCTTAATGTATTAAAAGGTGTGGAAGGCGACGGTGAAGGCTTTATATTGATCGATGACTTGGTGGATACTGGCCGTACCGCTGCAAAAGTTCGTGAAATGTTACCAAAAGCTCATTTTGCTACTATTTATGCTAAACCTGCAGGTAAGCCTCTGGTGGATACCTTTATCACGGAAGTCAGCCAAGATACTTGGATTCGCTTTCCGTGGGATATGGAATACACCTTCTCAACGCCTTTGGCCGATCGCCAGTCAAGATAA
- the cobU gene encoding bifunctional adenosylcobinamide kinase/adenosylcobinamide-phosphate guanylyltransferase encodes MKHLVIGGVRSGKSAFAQQLVAEYHKPVCYVATSQVLDDEMAQRVARHKDNRPSDWQLIEEPIELARVLNELSGTNKAVIVECLSLWLSNLLCLENQDTFTEQHASLMKAVEGFKGDLIMVSSEVGMGIMPMNALARRFGDEAGLLNQALVKLTDRVTFVAAGLPMPLK; translated from the coding sequence ATGAAACACTTAGTCATAGGTGGGGTGCGCAGTGGCAAAAGCGCATTCGCTCAACAATTGGTTGCTGAGTACCATAAACCTGTTTGTTATGTTGCCACATCGCAGGTTTTGGATGACGAAATGGCACAGCGAGTCGCTCGGCATAAAGACAACCGTCCTTCAGATTGGCAGCTGATTGAAGAACCCATTGAACTGGCTCGTGTGCTGAATGAATTAAGTGGAACAAATAAAGCTGTCATTGTTGAATGCCTTAGTTTGTGGTTGAGTAACCTGTTGTGCTTGGAAAACCAAGACACTTTTACAGAGCAACATGCGTCATTAATGAAAGCAGTTGAAGGCTTTAAAGGGGATTTGATCATGGTGTCCAGTGAGGTAGGTATGGGTATTATGCCAATGAACGCCTTAGCCAGACGCTTTGGCGATGAAGCAGGTTTATTAAATCAAGCTTTGGTGAAATTGACCGACCGGGTAACTTTTGTTGCAGCCGGATTGCCAATGCCGTTAAAATAG